A genomic segment from Nicotiana sylvestris chromosome 1, ASM39365v2, whole genome shotgun sequence encodes:
- the LOC138891125 gene encoding uncharacterized protein — protein MAPKLEDPGAFTIPCTIGSADFAKAFCDLGASINLMSYSVFKTLGIGQPRPTSMRLQMAARSTKRPLGIIDDVLVRVDKFILPVDFVILDCEVDYEVPIILGRPFLAMGKPLVDVEVDLVIAVIVDDTSAMINVKDPLEAVLLNMDANDDASRVECVNALHGMSSYSY, from the exons atggccccaaagcttgaagatcctggtgctttcaccattccttgcaccattgggagtgcagattttGCTAAAGCTttttgtgacttgggagctagtatcaatttgatgtcctactcggttttcaaaactttgggtattgggcaacctaggccaacttcaatgagacttcaaatggcggctCGATCGacgaagcgacctttgggcattattgatgatgtgcttgtccgggtggacaaattcatattgccggtcgactttgtgattttggattgtgaggtggactatgaggttcctattatcttgggcagacctttccttgcaatggGAAAgccattggttgatgttgaagtgg accttgtcatagcagtgattgtggatgataccagtgctatgatcaacgtgaAAGATCCGCTTGAAGCagtgctcttgaacatggatgccaatgatgatgctagtagagtggaatgTGTCAATGCCCTACATGGGATGAGCTCTTATTCTTATTAA
- the LOC104245831 gene encoding endonuclease III homolog 2, chloroplastic-like isoform X4 → MSLSLLRHTPYLTSAVPLPIQYFFISLTKMPKTRLSTMRQDSVQPPANWERVIEGIRRMRSSEHAPVDSIDPDEGVTSLQPKERRFAVLVGSLLSSQTKGHVTHEANQRLLENGLLSADSMNKADEVTIKSLIYPVGFYTRKARHLKQVAKICVSKYDGDIPGTVDELLLLPGVGPKIAHLVMIMAWNKVEGICVDTHVHRVSNRLGWVSQPGKKQGTRSPEETRVSLQQWLPKEEWVSINLLLVGFGQTICTPLRPRCAKCTVSEFCPSAFKEISSPASTSRTLSPKKKH, encoded by the exons ATGTCCCTCTCTCTTCTCCGACACACTCCATATCTCACCTCAGCAGTTCCATTGCCAATTCAATATTTCTTCATCTCCTTAACCAAAATGCCAAAAACACGTCTCTCCACCATGCGACAAGACTCAG TACAACCTCCTGCCAACTGGGAAAGGGTCATTGAAGGGATACGCAGAATGAGGTCATCAGAACATGCACCTGTGGACTCCATTGACCCGGATGAAGGAGTGACTTCTCTTCAACCTAAG GAAAGAAGATTCGCTGTTCTGGTTGGTTCATTGCTATCAAGTCAGACCAAGGGTCATGTTACACATG AAGCGAATCAGCGGCTCCTCGAAAATGGTTTGTTGAGTGCTGACTCAATGAATAAAGCTGATGAAGTCACCATTAAGAGCTTGATATATCCG GTTGGATTTTACACAAGAAAGGCTCGGCATCTTAAACAAGTTGCAAAAATTTGTGTCTCTAAATATGATGGAGACATTCCTGGTACAGTGGACGAGTTGCTTCTACTTCCAGGTGTTGGTCCCAAGATAGCTCACCTG GTTATGATTATGGCATGGAACAAAGTTGAAGGGATTTGTGTAGATACCCATGTGCATCGTGTTAGTAATCGGCTTGGTTGGGTCTCGCAGCCTGGGAAAAAACAG GGAACTAGATCACCCGAAGAGACTAGGGTCTCCTTGCAGCAGTGGCTTCCTAAAGAAGAATGGGTTTCCATTAATTTGCTTTTG GTAGGCTTTGGACAGACCATATGTACTCCTCTGAGACCTCGCTGTGCAAAATGCACGGTAAGTGAATTCTGCCCGTCGGCATTTAAGGAGATATCAAGCCCAGCTTCCACTTCCAGAACACTAAGCCCCAAGAAGAAACATTGA
- the LOC104245831 gene encoding endonuclease III homolog 1, chloroplastic-like isoform X2 encodes MSLSLLRHTPYLTSAVPLPIQYFFISLTKMPKTRLSTMRQDSGSEVGGVVPKNRVRKRSVEMIAKEVKTESPDQKFLRHPEIEDFANNSGNIYSQSIQPPANWERVIEGIRRMRSSEHAPVDSIDPDEGVTSLQPKERRFAVLVGSLLSSQTKGHVTHEANQRLLENGLLSADSMNKADEVTIKSLIYPVGFYTRKARHLKQVAKICVSKYDGDIPGTVDELLLLPGVGPKIAHLVMIMAWNKVEGICVDTHVHRVSNRLGWVSQPGKKQGTRSPEETRVSLQQWLPKEEWVSINLLLVGFGQTICTPLRPRCAKCTVSEFCPSAFKEISSPASTSRTLSPKKKH; translated from the exons ATGTCCCTCTCTCTTCTCCGACACACTCCATATCTCACCTCAGCAGTTCCATTGCCAATTCAATATTTCTTCATCTCCTTAACCAAAATGCCAAAAACACGTCTCTCCACCATGCGACAAGACTCAG GTTCTGAAGTTGGTGGTGTTGTACCTAAGAATAGAGTGAGAAAAAGGAGTGTGGAAATGATAGCCAAAGAGGTTAAGACAGAATCTCCTGATCAAAAA TTTCTCAGGCATCCAGAAATTGAAGATTTTGCAAATAATAGTGGCAATATTTATTCTCAGTCTA TACAACCTCCTGCCAACTGGGAAAGGGTCATTGAAGGGATACGCAGAATGAGGTCATCAGAACATGCACCTGTGGACTCCATTGACCCGGATGAAGGAGTGACTTCTCTTCAACCTAAG GAAAGAAGATTCGCTGTTCTGGTTGGTTCATTGCTATCAAGTCAGACCAAGGGTCATGTTACACATG AAGCGAATCAGCGGCTCCTCGAAAATGGTTTGTTGAGTGCTGACTCAATGAATAAAGCTGATGAAGTCACCATTAAGAGCTTGATATATCCG GTTGGATTTTACACAAGAAAGGCTCGGCATCTTAAACAAGTTGCAAAAATTTGTGTCTCTAAATATGATGGAGACATTCCTGGTACAGTGGACGAGTTGCTTCTACTTCCAGGTGTTGGTCCCAAGATAGCTCACCTG GTTATGATTATGGCATGGAACAAAGTTGAAGGGATTTGTGTAGATACCCATGTGCATCGTGTTAGTAATCGGCTTGGTTGGGTCTCGCAGCCTGGGAAAAAACAG GGAACTAGATCACCCGAAGAGACTAGGGTCTCCTTGCAGCAGTGGCTTCCTAAAGAAGAATGGGTTTCCATTAATTTGCTTTTG GTAGGCTTTGGACAGACCATATGTACTCCTCTGAGACCTCGCTGTGCAAAATGCACGGTAAGTGAATTCTGCCCGTCGGCATTTAAGGAGATATCAAGCCCAGCTTCCACTTCCAGAACACTAAGCCCCAAGAAGAAACATTGA
- the LOC104245831 gene encoding endonuclease III homolog 2, chloroplastic-like isoform X3 — MSLSLLRHTPYLTSAVPLPIQYFFISLTKMPKTRLSTMRQDSGAPKFQLKLQPPANWERVIEGIRRMRSSEHAPVDSIDPDEGVTSLQPKERRFAVLVGSLLSSQTKGHVTHEANQRLLENGLLSADSMNKADEVTIKSLIYPVGFYTRKARHLKQVAKICVSKYDGDIPGTVDELLLLPGVGPKIAHLVMIMAWNKVEGICVDTHVHRVSNRLGWVSQPGKKQGTRSPEETRVSLQQWLPKEEWVSINLLLVGFGQTICTPLRPRCAKCTVSEFCPSAFKEISSPASTSRTLSPKKKH, encoded by the exons ATGTCCCTCTCTCTTCTCCGACACACTCCATATCTCACCTCAGCAGTTCCATTGCCAATTCAATATTTCTTCATCTCCTTAACCAAAATGCCAAAAACACGTCTCTCCACCATGCGACAAGACTCAGGTGCACCAAAATTTCAGCTTAAAT TACAACCTCCTGCCAACTGGGAAAGGGTCATTGAAGGGATACGCAGAATGAGGTCATCAGAACATGCACCTGTGGACTCCATTGACCCGGATGAAGGAGTGACTTCTCTTCAACCTAAG GAAAGAAGATTCGCTGTTCTGGTTGGTTCATTGCTATCAAGTCAGACCAAGGGTCATGTTACACATG AAGCGAATCAGCGGCTCCTCGAAAATGGTTTGTTGAGTGCTGACTCAATGAATAAAGCTGATGAAGTCACCATTAAGAGCTTGATATATCCG GTTGGATTTTACACAAGAAAGGCTCGGCATCTTAAACAAGTTGCAAAAATTTGTGTCTCTAAATATGATGGAGACATTCCTGGTACAGTGGACGAGTTGCTTCTACTTCCAGGTGTTGGTCCCAAGATAGCTCACCTG GTTATGATTATGGCATGGAACAAAGTTGAAGGGATTTGTGTAGATACCCATGTGCATCGTGTTAGTAATCGGCTTGGTTGGGTCTCGCAGCCTGGGAAAAAACAG GGAACTAGATCACCCGAAGAGACTAGGGTCTCCTTGCAGCAGTGGCTTCCTAAAGAAGAATGGGTTTCCATTAATTTGCTTTTG GTAGGCTTTGGACAGACCATATGTACTCCTCTGAGACCTCGCTGTGCAAAATGCACGGTAAGTGAATTCTGCCCGTCGGCATTTAAGGAGATATCAAGCCCAGCTTCCACTTCCAGAACACTAAGCCCCAAGAAGAAACATTGA
- the LOC104245831 gene encoding endonuclease III homolog 1, chloroplastic-like isoform X1 gives MSLSLLRHTPYLTSAVPLPIQYFFISLTKMPKTRLSTMRQDSGAPKFQLKCSEVGGVVPKNRVRKRSVEMIAKEVKTESPDQKFLRHPEIEDFANNSGNIYSQSIQPPANWERVIEGIRRMRSSEHAPVDSIDPDEGVTSLQPKERRFAVLVGSLLSSQTKGHVTHEANQRLLENGLLSADSMNKADEVTIKSLIYPVGFYTRKARHLKQVAKICVSKYDGDIPGTVDELLLLPGVGPKIAHLVMIMAWNKVEGICVDTHVHRVSNRLGWVSQPGKKQGTRSPEETRVSLQQWLPKEEWVSINLLLVGFGQTICTPLRPRCAKCTVSEFCPSAFKEISSPASTSRTLSPKKKH, from the exons ATGTCCCTCTCTCTTCTCCGACACACTCCATATCTCACCTCAGCAGTTCCATTGCCAATTCAATATTTCTTCATCTCCTTAACCAAAATGCCAAAAACACGTCTCTCCACCATGCGACAAGACTCAGGTGCACCAAAATTTCAGCTTAAAT GTTCTGAAGTTGGTGGTGTTGTACCTAAGAATAGAGTGAGAAAAAGGAGTGTGGAAATGATAGCCAAAGAGGTTAAGACAGAATCTCCTGATCAAAAA TTTCTCAGGCATCCAGAAATTGAAGATTTTGCAAATAATAGTGGCAATATTTATTCTCAGTCTA TACAACCTCCTGCCAACTGGGAAAGGGTCATTGAAGGGATACGCAGAATGAGGTCATCAGAACATGCACCTGTGGACTCCATTGACCCGGATGAAGGAGTGACTTCTCTTCAACCTAAG GAAAGAAGATTCGCTGTTCTGGTTGGTTCATTGCTATCAAGTCAGACCAAGGGTCATGTTACACATG AAGCGAATCAGCGGCTCCTCGAAAATGGTTTGTTGAGTGCTGACTCAATGAATAAAGCTGATGAAGTCACCATTAAGAGCTTGATATATCCG GTTGGATTTTACACAAGAAAGGCTCGGCATCTTAAACAAGTTGCAAAAATTTGTGTCTCTAAATATGATGGAGACATTCCTGGTACAGTGGACGAGTTGCTTCTACTTCCAGGTGTTGGTCCCAAGATAGCTCACCTG GTTATGATTATGGCATGGAACAAAGTTGAAGGGATTTGTGTAGATACCCATGTGCATCGTGTTAGTAATCGGCTTGGTTGGGTCTCGCAGCCTGGGAAAAAACAG GGAACTAGATCACCCGAAGAGACTAGGGTCTCCTTGCAGCAGTGGCTTCCTAAAGAAGAATGGGTTTCCATTAATTTGCTTTTG GTAGGCTTTGGACAGACCATATGTACTCCTCTGAGACCTCGCTGTGCAAAATGCACGGTAAGTGAATTCTGCCCGTCGGCATTTAAGGAGATATCAAGCCCAGCTTCCACTTCCAGAACACTAAGCCCCAAGAAGAAACATTGA